The Oscillospiraceae bacterium genome contains a region encoding:
- the recD gene encoding ATP-dependent RecD-like DNA helicase → MFSNAKKCGEGQVSGMSEGQEELLRMEGVIEHVIYENQDSGYAVFEVNAGGEVHVVTGVVGEVNPGESVTLYGKFETHPAHGPQFRAATCEASMPQDLAATLAYLSSGALPYVGPATAKKLVEKFGADSLEVIANEPLRLTELRGITPDKAAAISNEFKRMFGVREAVAYLGRFGISPARAVEVYRHLGPATVEAVSQNPYLLCAEPLFLKFKQVDAMAAELQLAQDGSLRVWAGLSYTLRHNSGNGHTCLPKEQLLATAARFLGVSEAAVERELDTALAEGEAAVYACGGRDYVYLPDLLQAERDIAARLWDLTRYPAPQPKGLERNIQVLEQAQGFAYAPEQRKAIEMALCSNVMVLTGGPGTGKTTTVNAILSLFQHQADRVALCAPTGRAAKRLAELTGQKAQTIHRLLEVDYDPQSRLLRFIHNEKNLLKYDVVVLDEMSMVDVKLFQSLLAALKHGCRIVMVGDADQLPSVGPGNILGEVVRSGAVPTVCLTRIFRQSASSLIVENAHRIVQGLMPQRGDKNSDFFFLQAAGLACQQLVCDLVSARLPKSYGLDPVRDIQVLCPTKLGPVGTAALNQRLQELLNPPLPDKPELQMNGQTFRLGDKVMQVRNDYLIPYERDGGEAGVGAFNGDMGVILKVDAAERTLLVQMDDRKLLYTPENIPELEIAYAVTVHKSQGSEFAAVVVPVSDTPPKLCYRNLLYTGVTRAKRLCILAGQGATVQRMVENVRQNLRYSCLAGLLQHGGEQ, encoded by the coding sequence ATGTTTAGCAATGCAAAAAAGTGCGGCGAAGGGCAGGTGAGCGGGATGAGCGAGGGGCAGGAGGAGCTGCTGCGCATGGAGGGCGTGATCGAGCACGTCATTTATGAAAACCAGGACAGCGGCTATGCCGTGTTCGAGGTGAACGCCGGGGGCGAGGTGCATGTGGTGACCGGCGTGGTGGGCGAGGTGAACCCCGGCGAGAGCGTGACCCTGTACGGCAAATTTGAGACCCACCCCGCCCACGGCCCCCAGTTCCGGGCGGCCACCTGCGAGGCCAGCATGCCCCAGGACCTGGCCGCCACCCTGGCCTATCTTTCCAGCGGGGCGCTGCCCTACGTCGGCCCGGCCACGGCGAAAAAGCTGGTGGAAAAGTTTGGGGCCGACAGCCTGGAAGTCATTGCAAACGAACCGCTGCGCCTCACCGAGCTGCGGGGGATCACGCCGGACAAGGCGGCCGCGATTTCGAATGAGTTCAAGCGGATGTTCGGCGTGCGGGAGGCGGTGGCTTATCTGGGCCGGTTTGGGATATCGCCCGCCCGGGCGGTGGAGGTGTACCGCCACCTGGGGCCCGCCACGGTGGAGGCGGTGAGCCAAAACCCCTACCTTTTGTGTGCAGAGCCGCTGTTTTTGAAATTTAAGCAGGTGGACGCCATGGCGGCCGAGCTGCAGTTGGCACAGGACGGCTCGCTGCGGGTGTGGGCCGGCCTTTCGTATACCCTGCGGCACAACAGCGGCAACGGCCACACCTGCCTGCCGAAGGAACAGCTGCTGGCCACGGCGGCCCGCTTTCTGGGAGTGAGCGAGGCGGCGGTGGAGCGTGAGCTGGACACGGCCCTGGCCGAGGGCGAGGCTGCCGTTTACGCCTGCGGCGGGCGGGACTATGTGTACCTGCCGGACCTTTTGCAGGCCGAGCGGGATATTGCGGCCCGCCTGTGGGACCTGACCCGCTACCCGGCGCCCCAGCCAAAGGGGCTGGAGCGGAACATCCAGGTGCTGGAGCAGGCCCAGGGGTTTGCCTATGCGCCGGAGCAGCGAAAGGCCATTGAGATGGCGCTGTGCAGCAATGTAATGGTGCTGACGGGCGGCCCCGGAACAGGCAAGACCACCACGGTGAACGCCATTTTGAGCCTGTTCCAGCACCAGGCGGACCGGGTGGCGCTGTGCGCCCCCACAGGCCGGGCGGCCAAGCGGCTTGCCGAATTGACCGGCCAGAAGGCGCAGACCATCCACCGGCTGCTGGAGGTGGACTACGACCCTCAAAGCCGCCTTCTGCGGTTTATCCACAACGAGAAGAACCTGCTCAAGTACGACGTGGTGGTGCTGGACGAGATGAGCATGGTGGACGTGAAGCTGTTCCAGAGCCTTTTGGCGGCCCTGAAACACGGGTGCCGCATTGTGATGGTGGGCGACGCGGATCAGCTGCCCAGCGTGGGGCCCGGCAACATTTTGGGCGAGGTGGTGCGCAGCGGGGCGGTGCCCACGGTCTGCCTGACCCGCATCTTCCGGCAAAGCGCCAGCAGCCTGATTGTGGAGAACGCCCACCGCATTGTGCAGGGGCTCATGCCCCAGCGGGGCGATAAAAACAGCGACTTTTTCTTTTTGCAGGCGGCCGGCCTTGCCTGCCAGCAGCTGGTGTGCGACCTGGTGAGCGCCCGGCTGCCCAAAAGCTACGGGCTGGACCCGGTGCGGGACATCCAGGTGCTCTGCCCCACAAAGCTGGGGCCGGTGGGCACCGCCGCGCTGAACCAGCGCCTGCAGGAGCTGCTGAACCCGCCCCTGCCGGACAAGCCTGAATTGCAGATGAACGGCCAGACCTTCCGCCTGGGCGACAAGGTAATGCAGGTGCGCAACGATTACCTGATCCCCTATGAACGGGACGGCGGCGAGGCGGGCGTGGGGGCCTTCAACGGCGATATGGGCGTGATTTTGAAGGTGGATGCGGCCGAGCGCACGCTGCTGGTGCAGATGGACGACCGAAAGCTGCTTTACACCCCGGAAAACATTCCCGAGCTGGAGATCGCATACGCTGTTACCGTGCACAAGAGCCAGGGCAGCGAGTTTGCCGCGGTGGTGGTGCCGGTGAGCGACACGCCCCCCAAGCTTTGTTACCGCAACCTGCTGTACACAGGCGTGACCCGGGCAAAGCGCCTGTGCATTCTGGCGGGGCAGGGGGCCACCGTGCAGCGCATGGTGGAAAACGTGCGACAGAACCTGCGCTACAGCTGCCTGGCCGGCCTTTTACAGCACGGGGGCGAACAGTGA
- a CDS encoding membrane protein, producing the protein MFRLMGKEESDMKNFIVKNGPGFLVCLVIAAIAQGIARLAPAVGAALFAIGLGIVCGNTFLNKPCFDAGTKFSERNLLEYSIVLTGATLLLGDILALGLPGLGFIACQMGLTILAAYWIGRKLGFGKKFSLLMGAGNAVCGSSAIATVSPVIKAESKDKGISITVVNVTGTFMILALPLITGLVYGHETLRSSAMIGGITQSIGQVIAAAQLVGGEVVQTATIFKIIRIVFIVLVALAFSRMSVEKNDGPLFERGAGAAAGKVKAGVPWFIVGFFIFAAANTLHLVPAPVGAAAKAVSQQFEIIALAAIGMRVKFRDLAAEGPKALLYGLSVGGCQILFALALIALFW; encoded by the coding sequence ATGTTCCGTTTGATGGGGAAAGAGGAATCGGATATGAAAAACTTTATTGTAAAAAACGGGCCGGGCTTTTTGGTGTGCCTGGTGATTGCAGCCATTGCCCAGGGCATTGCGCGGCTGGCCCCTGCGGTGGGGGCTGCGCTGTTCGCCATCGGGCTGGGGATCGTGTGCGGCAACACGTTTTTAAATAAGCCCTGCTTTGACGCGGGCACCAAATTTTCTGAGCGGAACCTGCTGGAATATTCCATTGTGCTGACCGGCGCTACCCTGCTGCTGGGGGATATCCTGGCACTGGGCCTGCCGGGGCTGGGCTTTATTGCCTGCCAGATGGGGCTTACCATTCTGGCCGCCTATTGGATCGGCCGCAAGCTGGGCTTTGGCAAAAAGTTCAGCCTGCTGATGGGCGCGGGCAACGCGGTGTGCGGCTCGTCCGCCATTGCCACGGTGTCGCCGGTCATCAAGGCGGAGAGCAAAGACAAGGGGATCTCGATCACGGTGGTGAACGTGACGGGCACCTTTATGATCCTGGCGCTGCCGCTGATCACCGGGCTTGTGTACGGGCACGAAACCCTGCGCAGCTCGGCCATGATCGGCGGGATCACCCAGTCGATCGGGCAGGTGATCGCGGCGGCCCAGCTGGTGGGCGGCGAGGTGGTGCAGACGGCCACGATCTTTAAGATCATCCGCATCGTGTTCATTGTGCTGGTGGCGCTGGCGTTCTCGCGCATGAGCGTGGAAAAAAACGACGGCCCCCTGTTTGAGCGGGGCGCGGGCGCGGCTGCGGGCAAGGTAAAAGCCGGGGTGCCCTGGTTCATCGTGGGCTTTTTCATTTTCGCGGCCGCCAACACGCTGCACCTGGTGCCCGCCCCGGTGGGGGCGGCGGCCAAGGCGGTGAGCCAGCAGTTCGAGATCATTGCACTGGCCGCCATTGGCATGCGGGTGAAGTTCCGGGATCTGGCGGCCGAGGGGCCCAAGGCCCTGCTGTACGGCCTTTCGGTGGGCGGCTGCCAGATCCTGTTTGCGCTGGCGCTTATCGCCCTGTTTTGGTAA
- a CDS encoding LysR family transcriptional regulator — protein sequence MLETKLYTFLKLAECGSTTRCAEQLHITQPAVSQHLKALEAEYGLCLFAREGRRLVLTPEGKRFYHLARRLATMDRQLRELAVHAQPPALRFGATLSISEGVMPSLLPALAGRFPSLPIRLVTANTAALLEQLENGALDFALIEGNFDRQRYAWRPFMQARFLGLCRAGGPYSHFTRLEECLTAPLLLREKGSGSRDIFESECLAHNLHPGDFACLHEIDSIPVILQMAAQDRGVTFAYECAARPLLRAGLLQAIPLTDFGLVRPFCFVTLPNSLAAERSAELAAILEQLARGLSSAAPG from the coding sequence ATGCTGGAAACAAAACTTTACACCTTCCTTAAATTGGCCGAATGCGGCAGCACGACCCGCTGTGCAGAGCAGCTGCACATCACCCAGCCCGCCGTGAGCCAGCATTTAAAAGCGCTGGAAGCGGAATACGGGCTTTGCCTGTTTGCGCGCGAGGGCCGCCGCCTGGTGCTCACGCCCGAGGGCAAGCGTTTTTACCACCTCGCGCGCCGTCTGGCCACCATGGACCGGCAGCTGCGCGAACTGGCGGTCCATGCGCAGCCCCCGGCCCTGCGCTTCGGCGCCACCCTTTCCATCAGCGAGGGGGTAATGCCAAGCCTGCTGCCCGCACTTGCCGGGCGCTTTCCCTCCCTGCCCATCCGGCTGGTCACGGCCAATACCGCGGCGCTGCTCGAACAGCTGGAAAACGGCGCCTTGGATTTTGCGCTGATCGAGGGCAATTTCGACCGGCAGCGCTACGCCTGGCGCCCCTTTATGCAGGCCCGCTTTCTGGGGCTATGCCGGGCCGGCGGGCCGTACAGCCATTTTACCCGGCTGGAAGAATGCCTTACCGCGCCGCTGCTGCTGCGCGAAAAGGGCAGCGGCAGCCGGGATATCTTCGAGAGCGAGTGCCTCGCCCACAACCTGCATCCCGGCGACTTTGCGTGCCTGCACGAGATCGACAGTATCCCGGTCATTCTGCAAATGGCCGCGCAGGATAGGGGCGTCACCTTTGCCTACGAGTGCGCCGCCCGCCCCCTGCTGCGCGCAGGGCTGCTGCAGGCCATTCCCCTTACCGACTTTGGTCTCGTGCGTCCTTTCTGCTTTGTCACGCTGCCCAACAGCCTCGCCGCCGAGCGCAGCGCCGAGCTGGCCGCAATCCTGGAACAGCTCGCGCGTGGGCTGTCCAGCGCCGCCCCGGGCTGA